From the Gallaecimonas xiamenensis 3-C-1 genome, one window contains:
- a CDS encoding helix-turn-helix domain-containing protein — translation MQGLLDRELTLHLNSLVILLGVAMGLGLAFYMWCHAAAGKAARLCLGLMMAVVGVLALTYVLRRESLGLGLVLLTLTSLQMALGPLLYLYTRILTQDGFRWQRRQLWHFLPVLLLGLLWLGQLPLAEDGVLTLSCATIGPCDLLNQSRFVHRAFTWMSLLAYGWWSLTLLKPYGERIRACYSDIEGINLAWLQLLVRSFLGLTVLAMAMELGHHLGLPLDLNGAQLQAWGPLLWSVLIVHYGLRQQGASKGSPPDAPAAQAEPRKYQTSSLTKSDAGQLWERLQRLMVKEAPYLEHGLKISELAARLDVPPHHLSETINGLAGQSFYDYINQFRLDQALRLLADPAFGHLSVTEVGFEAGFNSNSTFFAHFKKRYNQTPSAYRRQLQPAEAG, via the coding sequence ATGCAAGGGCTGCTGGATAGGGAATTGACGTTGCACCTAAACAGCCTGGTGATACTGCTGGGTGTGGCCATGGGCCTGGGATTGGCCTTTTACATGTGGTGCCATGCCGCCGCAGGCAAAGCGGCCCGCCTTTGCCTGGGGCTGATGATGGCGGTGGTGGGAGTCTTGGCACTGACCTATGTGCTGCGCCGGGAATCCCTGGGATTGGGGCTGGTGCTGCTGACCCTCACCTCCCTGCAGATGGCCTTGGGGCCGCTGCTCTACCTTTATACCCGTATCCTCACCCAGGACGGCTTTCGCTGGCAGCGCCGCCAGCTGTGGCATTTCTTGCCGGTCCTGCTGTTGGGTTTGCTGTGGCTGGGGCAACTGCCCCTGGCCGAAGACGGCGTGCTGACCCTGTCTTGCGCCACCATTGGCCCTTGCGATCTACTGAACCAAAGCCGCTTTGTGCACAGGGCCTTTACCTGGATGTCGCTGCTGGCCTACGGCTGGTGGTCCCTGACCCTGCTCAAGCCCTACGGCGAGCGGATCCGCGCCTGCTATTCGGATATCGAAGGCATCAACCTGGCCTGGCTGCAATTGCTGGTTCGCAGCTTCCTGGGGCTGACGGTGCTGGCCATGGCCATGGAACTGGGCCATCACCTGGGGCTGCCCCTGGATCTCAACGGTGCCCAGCTTCAGGCCTGGGGGCCGCTGCTGTGGTCGGTGCTTATCGTGCATTATGGCCTGCGCCAACAGGGGGCCAGCAAGGGCAGCCCCCCCGACGCGCCGGCGGCTCAGGCCGAGCCCCGCAAGTACCAGACCTCCAGCCTCACCAAGAGCGACGCCGGCCAGTTGTGGGAGCGCCTGCAGCGGCTAATGGTCAAGGAGGCCCCCTATCTGGAACATGGCCTGAAGATCTCCGAACTGGCGGCCCGCCTGGACGTGCCGCCCCACCATTTGTCGGAAACCATCAATGGCCTGGCCGGCCAGAGCTTTTACGACTACATCAATCAGTTTCGCCTGGACCAGGCCCTGCGGCTGCTGGCGGATCCGGCTTTTGGCCACCTGTCGGTGACGGAGGTGGGCTTTGAAGCCGGTTTCAACTCCAACTCCACCTTCTTTGCCCATTTCAAGAAACGCTACAACCAGACCCCCAGCGCCTACCGGCGCCAATTGCAGCCCGCCGAAGCCGGATAA
- a CDS encoding TonB-dependent receptor gives MKPSPKTALPGLLILLPLSNALAQDSDNLEVEQITVTAQKRGENLQEVPLAVSVLSNKDLERGNIQSFQDIQYSVPNLTMATYSPFATTVNMRGVPSNPNGVFNSGTSPGLGIYVDGVVYARATGFNQELSNIERVEVLRGPQGTLFGQNTNLGVVNIVTRKPSDLLEGKLKIDLGNYDLRRFNGYISGPLIDNTLAASLTGFSVKRDGYQHNLAGGEDLQDDDRYGGRAQFRFTPNDQLTLDVNAELLKEDSLPPANKLTAVSPYGLAALGLYNNGVSAADYLTPGKRDLYANADESFGSRDNWGLDATLSYRFDNGFEFKAITARKVYDSSVGNDADGTDIRLYHSVETENNDQFTQEFQLISPSDQPLRYVAGLYYLDNDAVNDQAFGSTAGIFGIPTGLPQPYPQSLNLAPRAGVTLGGDLSTKSSAAFGNLTYDFSDIYSGFVGLRYSQVDKKMRFFQNGFATSLPGVYLLDYHDIPETHQKQDDSFLSWTLGANARIEGLTDQPIHTYAKVSRGYKEGGYNFRPQSLDAIGGDTSNPQMDFGREQVTSYELGLKSDLFERRVRLNLAAFYLDYQDIQTRVVDDAGVNRVINGPAATSKGLEAELTVRAHQYLSFNAALGYADATFDDFSNCHAVDDCTGNRLPGASKWTATAGVNLDYPLLSNWDLFAGLDYSYHSAMYSDARNLDSTKLDDSHRVNAQLGLVSDDGSLEVMLWAKNLLDQDDKVYVQDLASSDLSISTEIYAPPRTFGISFIYSFY, from the coding sequence GTGAAGCCATCCCCCAAAACCGCCCTGCCCGGCCTGCTGATACTGCTGCCCCTGAGCAATGCCCTGGCCCAGGACAGCGACAACCTGGAAGTGGAACAGATCACCGTCACGGCGCAAAAGCGCGGTGAGAACCTGCAGGAAGTGCCCCTGGCGGTGTCGGTGCTGAGCAACAAGGATCTGGAACGGGGCAATATCCAGTCTTTCCAGGATATCCAATACTCGGTGCCCAACCTGACCATGGCCACCTATTCTCCCTTTGCCACCACGGTCAACATGCGCGGCGTGCCTTCCAACCCCAACGGTGTGTTCAACTCCGGCACCAGCCCGGGCCTGGGCATTTACGTGGACGGCGTGGTCTATGCCAGGGCCACCGGCTTTAACCAGGAGCTGAGCAACATAGAGCGGGTGGAAGTGCTGCGCGGCCCCCAGGGCACCTTGTTTGGCCAGAACACCAACCTGGGGGTGGTCAATATCGTTACCCGCAAGCCCTCCGATTTGCTGGAAGGCAAACTGAAGATTGACCTTGGCAACTACGATTTGCGCCGCTTCAACGGCTATATCTCCGGGCCCCTTATCGACAACACCCTGGCCGCCAGCCTGACCGGCTTTTCGGTGAAACGGGACGGCTACCAGCACAACCTGGCCGGCGGCGAAGACCTGCAAGACGACGACCGCTACGGCGGCCGCGCCCAGTTCCGCTTTACCCCCAACGACCAGCTGACCCTGGACGTCAACGCCGAGCTGTTAAAGGAAGACTCCCTGCCCCCGGCCAACAAGCTGACCGCCGTCAGCCCCTATGGCCTGGCCGCCCTTGGCCTGTACAACAACGGCGTCAGCGCCGCCGACTACCTGACCCCGGGCAAGCGCGACCTCTACGCCAATGCCGACGAGTCCTTTGGCAGCCGCGACAACTGGGGCCTGGATGCCACCTTGAGCTACCGCTTCGACAACGGCTTTGAGTTCAAGGCCATCACCGCCCGCAAAGTCTATGATTCCAGCGTCGGCAATGACGCCGACGGCACCGACATCCGCCTCTACCATTCGGTAGAAACCGAGAACAACGACCAGTTCACCCAGGAATTCCAGCTGATCTCCCCCTCGGACCAGCCCCTGCGCTATGTGGCCGGCCTCTATTATCTGGATAACGACGCAGTCAACGACCAGGCCTTCGGCTCGACGGCCGGTATCTTCGGTATCCCCACCGGCCTGCCCCAGCCCTACCCCCAGAGCCTGAACCTGGCGCCGAGGGCCGGGGTAACGTTGGGGGGCGATTTGAGCACCAAGAGCAGCGCCGCCTTCGGTAACCTCACCTACGACTTCAGCGACATCTACAGCGGTTTTGTCGGCCTGCGTTATTCCCAGGTGGACAAGAAGATGCGCTTCTTCCAGAACGGTTTTGCCACCTCTCTGCCCGGCGTCTACCTGCTGGACTACCACGACATTCCCGAAACCCACCAGAAGCAGGACGACAGCTTCCTGTCCTGGACCCTGGGGGCCAATGCCCGTATCGAGGGGCTGACCGATCAGCCCATCCACACCTACGCCAAGGTGTCCCGTGGCTACAAGGAAGGGGGCTATAACTTCCGGCCCCAGTCCCTGGACGCTATCGGGGGCGACACCAGCAACCCGCAGATGGACTTTGGCCGGGAACAGGTCACCAGCTATGAGCTGGGCCTGAAAAGCGATCTGTTCGAGCGCCGGGTGCGCCTGAACCTGGCCGCTTTCTACCTGGATTACCAGGACATCCAGACCCGGGTGGTGGACGACGCCGGTGTTAACCGGGTGATCAACGGCCCCGCCGCCACCAGTAAGGGCCTTGAAGCGGAACTGACGGTCAGGGCCCATCAGTACCTGTCCTTCAATGCCGCCCTGGGTTATGCCGACGCCACCTTCGATGACTTCAGCAACTGCCACGCCGTGGATGATTGCACCGGCAACCGGCTGCCCGGCGCCTCCAAGTGGACCGCCACCGCCGGCGTCAACCTTGACTACCCGCTGCTGAGCAACTGGGACCTGTTCGCCGGCCTTGATTACAGCTACCACAGCGCCATGTATTCCGACGCCCGCAACCTTGACAGCACCAAGTTGGACGACAGCCACAGGGTCAACGCCCAACTGGGCCTGGTGTCCGATGACGGCAGCCTGGAAGTGATGCTCTGGGCCAAGAACCTGCTGGACCAGGACGACAAGGTCTATGTACAGGACCTGGCCAGCTCCGACCTCAGTATCAGCACCGAGATCTATGCCCCGCCACGGACCTTCGGCATCAGCTTCATCTACAGCTTCTACTGA
- a CDS encoding linear amide C-N hydrolase, whose translation MKRKHPLLGLLLATSMLSLGAMACTRVVYLGDKGEVITGRTMDWKVDVGTNLWVLPRGMARTGQAGENSLRWTSRYGSVVATGYDISTTDGVNEKGLAANLLWLVASQYPDFNQDSKPGLTIAAWAQYVLDNFATVDQAVKALAQEPFTLVTDQVPGEKRLATLHLSLSDSSGDSAIIEYLGGRQVIHHGRQYQVMTNSPVFDQQLALNSYWQQIGGTVMLPGTNRASDRFARAAFYINAIPKHEDPAKAVASVFSVIRNVSVPFGLTTPDQPNISSTRWRTLVDHKAMRYFFESALTPNTFWVNLKDLDFSAETGQVKKLDLGPEQRNVYAGNVAGKFQASPPFPFLGLTP comes from the coding sequence ATGAAGCGCAAGCACCCTCTGTTGGGACTGCTATTGGCAACCAGCATGCTCAGCCTGGGGGCCATGGCCTGTACCAGGGTGGTCTACCTAGGTGACAAAGGGGAGGTGATCACCGGCCGTACCATGGACTGGAAGGTAGATGTGGGTACCAACCTGTGGGTATTGCCAAGGGGCATGGCCCGCACTGGCCAGGCGGGGGAAAACTCCCTGCGCTGGACGTCCAGATACGGCTCGGTGGTGGCCACCGGATACGATATTTCCACCACCGACGGGGTTAACGAGAAGGGCCTGGCCGCCAACCTGCTGTGGCTGGTGGCGTCGCAGTACCCGGACTTCAACCAGGACAGCAAACCCGGGCTGACCATAGCGGCCTGGGCCCAGTATGTGTTGGACAATTTCGCCACAGTGGACCAGGCGGTCAAGGCCTTGGCCCAGGAGCCCTTCACCTTGGTAACGGACCAGGTGCCTGGCGAAAAACGCCTGGCCACCTTGCACCTGTCGTTGTCCGACAGCAGTGGCGACAGCGCCATCATCGAGTACCTGGGAGGCCGCCAGGTGATCCACCACGGCCGTCAGTACCAGGTGATGACCAACTCTCCCGTGTTCGACCAGCAACTGGCCCTGAATAGCTACTGGCAACAGATTGGTGGCACCGTGATGTTGCCCGGGACCAACAGGGCGTCTGACCGTTTTGCCCGGGCTGCCTTTTACATCAATGCCATTCCCAAGCACGAAGACCCAGCCAAGGCGGTGGCCAGCGTATTTAGCGTGATACGCAATGTCTCGGTCCCCTTTGGCCTGACGACGCCGGACCAGCCCAATATTTCCTCCACCCGTTGGCGGACCCTGGTGGACCACAAGGCCATGCGCTATTTCTTCGAGTCGGCCCTGACCCCCAATACCTTCTGGGTCAACCTCAAAGATCTCGATTTCTCCGCCGAGACCGGCCAGGTGAAAAAACTGGATTTGGGGCCAGAGCAGCGCAATGTCTATGCCGGCAATGTGGCTGGCAAGTTCCAGGCGAGTCCGCCCTTTCCCTTTCTTGGGCTGACTCCATAA
- a CDS encoding L,D-transpeptidase family protein: MKVLLSCCLLLFSSLAPASSQADKVVVHKSSYSLSLVRDGQVFKRFWIALGSAPFGHKTREGDQRTPEGRYLLDYKKADSAFYKAIHIDYPNADDLARARAMGVPPGGRIMIHGQRSGFNPRVQPSNWTNGCIALLNQDMDELWAAVAPGTPIEIYP, from the coding sequence ATGAAAGTGCTGCTGTCTTGCTGCCTGCTGTTGTTTTCCAGCCTGGCCCCGGCCTCATCCCAGGCCGACAAGGTGGTGGTGCACAAGTCCAGCTACAGCCTTTCCTTGGTAAGAGACGGCCAGGTCTTCAAGCGCTTCTGGATAGCCTTGGGATCGGCCCCCTTTGGCCACAAGACTCGCGAGGGTGACCAACGCACCCCTGAGGGGCGTTACCTGCTGGACTACAAGAAAGCCGATTCCGCCTTCTACAAGGCCATCCATATCGACTACCCCAATGCCGATGATCTAGCCCGGGCCAGGGCCATGGGCGTGCCCCCTGGTGGGCGCATCATGATCCACGGCCAGCGCAGCGGCTTTAACCCCAGGGTGCAACCGTCCAACTGGACCAACGGTTGCATCGCCCTGCTCAACCAAGACATGGACGAGCTCTGGGCTGCCGTGGCCCCAGGTACACCCATCGAGATCTACCCCTGA
- a CDS encoding TonB-dependent siderophore receptor: MATRTPAALFACSALTLALGAAFAHADEAKQQDAQENILVLGTAQEQVKQSLGVSVITAEDLIRRPPANDLSEIIRKMPGVNLTGNSASGQYGNNRQIDLRGMGPENTLILVDGKPVSSRNAVRMGRSGERNSRGDTNWVPVEAVERIEVLRGPAAARYGSGAAGGVINIVTKAPSEALTGSVSLFAAEPEDSREGNTRRLGFNLAGGLSQDLSFRLYGNINKTDADSLDLNGDFANSEGATPPAGREGVRNKDINGLLRWDLSPEQVLEFEAGYSRQGNIYAGDRAVSSNGSDLLTELANGGAETNTVYRSAASVAHRADWGFATSNLVLAYENTRNYRLNEGLAGGVEGSITNDGAKSTSTLDSLTLNGDINIPLDFAGLSQMLTLGMELGKDELDDPYSMSQGTGSGGAVPGAEEGTRDGKSDATYQALYVEDNIELTLDWILTPGVRFDHNSLFGNNWSPYLSTAYQLTDNLTLRGGIAKAFKAPNLYQANPNYLYYTRGNGCPVDFPSLGAGCYIQGNDDLDAETSVNKELGLEYVNGGWTASLAYFRNDYKNKIISGMVPTGTTDSDGRVFKWSNADKAVVAGVEGNLKVPLLGQMGEVLSWNTNFTYMDENNDKDTGEPLSVIPRYTVNSMLDWQVNEALMLSFTATRYGTQKPRNLTSTGASAEGDALKERDPYSVLSLGGSYRLNYALRFGFGVTNLTDRQLLRENNSGGAGANTYNEPGRAYYLSATYSF; encoded by the coding sequence ATGGCCACCCGCACTCCTGCTGCCCTTTTTGCCTGCAGCGCCCTGACTCTGGCGCTTGGCGCCGCCTTTGCCCATGCCGATGAGGCCAAGCAGCAGGATGCCCAGGAAAATATCCTGGTGCTGGGTACGGCCCAGGAGCAGGTGAAGCAGTCGCTGGGGGTGTCGGTCATTACTGCCGAGGATCTGATCCGCCGCCCGCCGGCCAACGATCTGTCCGAGATCATCCGCAAGATGCCCGGGGTCAACCTCACCGGCAACAGCGCCTCCGGCCAGTACGGCAATAACCGCCAAATCGATCTGCGTGGCATGGGCCCGGAAAACACCCTGATCCTGGTGGACGGCAAGCCGGTCAGCTCGCGCAATGCGGTACGCATGGGCCGCTCCGGTGAGCGTAACAGCCGGGGCGACACCAACTGGGTGCCGGTAGAAGCGGTAGAGCGTATCGAGGTGCTGCGCGGCCCGGCCGCTGCCCGCTACGGTTCCGGCGCCGCCGGCGGCGTGATCAACATCGTCACCAAAGCCCCCAGCGAAGCCCTGACCGGTTCCGTCAGCCTCTTTGCAGCCGAGCCCGAGGACAGCCGCGAAGGCAATACCCGCCGCCTGGGCTTTAACCTGGCCGGCGGCCTGAGCCAGGACCTGTCTTTCCGCCTCTACGGCAACATCAATAAAACCGACGCCGACAGCCTGGATCTCAACGGCGACTTTGCCAACAGCGAGGGGGCCACCCCCCCGGCCGGCCGTGAGGGGGTCCGCAACAAGGACATCAACGGCCTGTTGCGCTGGGATCTGAGCCCGGAGCAGGTGCTGGAATTTGAAGCCGGCTACAGCCGCCAGGGCAACATCTACGCCGGTGACAGGGCGGTGAGCAGCAACGGCTCTGACCTGTTGACCGAATTGGCCAACGGCGGCGCCGAAACCAACACCGTCTACCGCAGCGCCGCGTCCGTGGCCCACAGGGCCGACTGGGGCTTTGCCACTTCCAACCTGGTATTGGCTTATGAAAACACCCGCAACTATCGCCTCAACGAAGGCCTGGCCGGCGGCGTGGAAGGCAGCATCACCAACGACGGCGCCAAGTCCACCTCTACCCTGGACAGTCTGACCCTCAACGGTGACATCAACATCCCCCTGGATTTTGCCGGCCTCAGCCAGATGCTGACCCTGGGTATGGAACTGGGCAAGGACGAGTTGGACGACCCCTACTCCATGAGCCAAGGCACAGGCTCCGGCGGCGCGGTACCGGGCGCCGAAGAAGGCACCCGTGACGGCAAGTCCGACGCCACTTACCAGGCCCTCTACGTCGAAGACAATATCGAGCTGACCCTGGACTGGATCCTCACCCCCGGGGTGCGCTTTGACCACAACAGCCTGTTCGGCAACAACTGGAGCCCCTACCTGAGCACCGCCTACCAGTTGACCGACAACCTGACCCTGCGCGGCGGCATTGCCAAGGCCTTCAAGGCCCCCAACCTCTACCAGGCCAACCCCAACTACCTCTACTACACCAGAGGCAACGGCTGCCCTGTAGACTTCCCCAGCCTGGGAGCCGGCTGCTATATCCAGGGTAATGACGACCTGGACGCCGAGACCAGCGTCAACAAGGAGCTGGGCCTGGAGTACGTCAACGGCGGCTGGACCGCCAGCCTGGCCTACTTCCGCAACGACTATAAGAACAAGATCATCTCCGGCATGGTGCCCACCGGTACCACCGACAGCGACGGCCGCGTCTTCAAGTGGAGCAACGCCGACAAGGCGGTGGTGGCAGGGGTGGAAGGTAACCTCAAGGTGCCTTTGCTGGGCCAGATGGGCGAGGTGCTGAGCTGGAACACCAACTTCACCTACATGGATGAAAACAACGACAAGGACACAGGTGAGCCCCTGTCGGTGATCCCCCGCTATACCGTCAACTCCATGCTCGACTGGCAGGTGAATGAGGCGCTGATGCTGTCTTTCACCGCCACCCGTTACGGCACTCAGAAGCCCCGTAACCTCACCAGCACCGGTGCCAGCGCCGAAGGGGACGCCCTCAAGGAGCGAGACCCTTACTCGGTGCTGAGCCTGGGCGGCAGCTACCGCCTGAACTACGCCCTGCGTTTTGGTTTCGGCGTCACCAACCTTACCGACCGCCAGTTGCTCCGTGAAAACAACAGTGGCGGGGCCGGTGCCAACACCTACAACGAGCCGGGCCGCGCCTACTACCTGTCAGCCACCTACAGCTTCTAA
- a CDS encoding alpha/beta hydrolase, whose translation MLRVLLLCLLAFGAQARPDLSKPLGPTWADGSSRYYRFQSQLLDSADGQRHYKLTVAIPKAQAPEAGFPVLYLLDGNAAMAALDDNKLAPLAAQTLPVLVAIGYQTELRFDVNARALDYTPPALDGKPIEGERPAGGADEFLALIEAKIKPLVAGLVTIDRQRQTLWGHSFGGLFTMHVLATAPASFQAYAAADPSFWWQDGEPLARLKALAEHPPAPGTAVLIMHGGAKAKDRGPRPARGKAPPDAIRQASRQLAELPGVRVHYREYPALSHGPLLPASLLPALRLAQGHLDD comes from the coding sequence ATGTTACGTGTCCTGTTGCTATGCCTGCTGGCCTTTGGCGCCCAGGCCCGCCCCGACCTGTCCAAGCCCCTGGGCCCCACCTGGGCCGATGGCAGCTCCCGCTACTACCGTTTCCAAAGCCAACTGCTGGACTCGGCGGACGGCCAGCGCCACTACAAGCTGACGGTGGCCATTCCCAAGGCCCAGGCACCCGAAGCCGGCTTCCCGGTGCTCTACCTGCTGGACGGCAATGCCGCCATGGCGGCCCTTGACGACAATAAACTGGCCCCCCTGGCCGCCCAAACCCTGCCGGTGCTGGTGGCTATCGGTTACCAGACCGAACTGCGTTTTGACGTGAACGCCAGGGCCCTGGACTACACGCCGCCGGCCCTGGACGGCAAACCTATCGAAGGAGAAAGGCCGGCCGGCGGCGCCGATGAGTTTCTCGCCCTTATCGAAGCCAAGATAAAACCGCTGGTAGCGGGTCTCGTGACCATCGACCGCCAGCGCCAGACCTTGTGGGGTCATTCTTTCGGCGGCCTCTTTACCATGCACGTGCTGGCCACGGCGCCGGCAAGTTTTCAGGCTTACGCCGCTGCCGACCCGTCCTTTTGGTGGCAAGACGGTGAGCCCCTGGCGCGCCTCAAGGCCCTGGCCGAGCATCCCCCTGCCCCAGGCACGGCGGTATTGATCATGCATGGCGGCGCCAAGGCAAAGGACAGGGGGCCTCGCCCGGCCAGGGGCAAGGCTCCCCCTGATGCCATCCGCCAAGCCAGCCGCCAACTGGCTGAGCTGCCCGGCGTCAGGGTGCATTACCGCGAATATCCCGCCCTTAGCCACGGGCCTTTGTTGCCCGCCTCGCTGCTGCCGGCCTTGCGCCTGGCCCAGGGCCACCTGGACGACTAG
- a CDS encoding helix-turn-helix domain-containing protein — protein sequence MTSATAAVPGMDATPISIFDAPRIKAIRAKTGLTQKAFAAMIEVNMGTLRHWEQGRREPTGPAKAILRALENDLSRVMAALK from the coding sequence ATGACCTCTGCAACCGCAGCTGTGCCGGGGATGGACGCCACCCCGATCAGTATCTTTGATGCCCCCAGGATTAAGGCGATCAGGGCCAAGACAGGTTTAACCCAGAAGGCCTTTGCCGCCATGATCGAAGTGAATATGGGTACCTTGCGCCATTGGGAGCAGGGGCGCCGCGAGCCCACGGGGCCGGCGAAAGCCATACTGCGTGCCTTGGAAAACGACCTGTCGCGGGTCATGGCCGCCCTCAAATAA
- a CDS encoding DUF6795 domain-containing protein — MKTYRFGIKAKPFYLTVLVATLLLLLSYQAIASMFGIPKKENVHLTPAVNGRVTLNGQPLSNLEVIYSLTYGDEHKLTARTDEQGYFSFPEKVIESNLPSKLFDETRVFQEIFVEWNNQNYTLWYTVLPGITSEKVVEEKLAKLECDLTHPEKEYHFDRQDGTDFTQGVFSICNFE, encoded by the coding sequence ATGAAGACATACCGCTTCGGCATTAAAGCCAAGCCGTTCTATTTAACGGTGCTGGTTGCCACTCTTCTGCTCCTCCTCTCATATCAGGCGATTGCAAGTATGTTTGGAATTCCTAAAAAAGAAAACGTTCATTTGACGCCCGCAGTAAATGGCCGCGTTACTCTGAACGGGCAGCCCCTGAGCAACTTGGAAGTGATTTACTCCCTGACGTATGGCGACGAGCACAAGCTCACCGCCCGTACCGACGAGCAGGGCTATTTCAGCTTTCCTGAAAAGGTCATAGAGTCAAACCTGCCCAGTAAGCTGTTCGACGAAACCCGGGTATTCCAGGAAATATTCGTTGAGTGGAACAATCAAAATTACACGCTCTGGTATACGGTATTGCCCGGCATCACATCTGAAAAAGTGGTGGAAGAAAAACTGGCTAAATTGGAATGTGACCTGACCCACCCGGAAAAGGAATACCATTTCGACCGCCAAGACGGCACCGATTTTACCCAAGGCGTTTTCAGTATCTGTAATTTCGAATAA
- a CDS encoding lipase family protein, whose product MPALSPKMAAYMASMVYEIKKPGASGKFRMSVDPVVGRYFNFDLSQGPVTGVSGGLVSKVLQLKTGFGVIGTGKDLYEGDLVVAIRGTDANWHDMRDAVTDLSVGFAATENGSTVHLGFQRTFESMKGELDRALTPLLGKAFRGTVHCVGHSLGGALASLTADWIKVRFGGTVNLYSFGCPRVGLSGYAIKSTAGLNKIYRCIHGADPVPMVPIWPFYHAPYGGQEFCLDGASGINAEAHKMSVRATPGYLNTAAYDDWGAVRLRSDSFHNQKVRLDYEKRHNASFTTRYMYMLTAALKTLLGDALKYGIAVPLQFAAGSISQMLDLMAQTLQKIADAAEGLYEQTKGLLGHMLSFIGSLAEVPAKITYNFVRWVFEKVSSAVYKAARKAIDFIQ is encoded by the coding sequence ATGCCAGCGCTATCACCCAAAATGGCCGCTTACATGGCCAGCATGGTTTATGAAATTAAAAAGCCCGGCGCCAGCGGAAAATTCCGCATGTCGGTGGACCCTGTCGTAGGCCGTTATTTCAACTTCGATCTCTCCCAGGGCCCCGTCACCGGTGTATCCGGCGGCCTGGTCTCCAAGGTGCTGCAGCTGAAAACCGGCTTCGGTGTCATCGGCACCGGCAAGGATCTCTACGAGGGTGATCTGGTGGTTGCCATCAGGGGTACTGACGCCAACTGGCATGACATGCGCGACGCCGTCACCGATCTCAGCGTCGGCTTTGCCGCCACCGAAAACGGCAGCACAGTGCACCTGGGCTTCCAGCGCACCTTCGAGTCCATGAAAGGGGAGCTGGACCGTGCCCTGACGCCGCTGCTGGGCAAGGCATTCCGTGGCACTGTGCACTGCGTCGGCCACAGCCTGGGTGGCGCCCTTGCCTCCCTGACCGCCGACTGGATCAAGGTGCGCTTCGGTGGCACCGTGAATCTTTATTCCTTCGGTTGCCCCAGGGTGGGCTTGAGCGGCTACGCCATCAAAAGCACCGCCGGCCTCAACAAGATCTACCGCTGTATTCACGGCGCCGATCCGGTACCCATGGTGCCCATCTGGCCCTTCTACCACGCCCCCTACGGTGGCCAGGAGTTCTGCCTGGATGGCGCCAGCGGCATCAATGCCGAGGCCCACAAGATGAGCGTCAGGGCTACCCCCGGCTATCTCAACACCGCCGCCTATGATGACTGGGGTGCGGTGCGCCTGCGCAGCGACAGCTTCCACAACCAAAAAGTACGGCTGGACTATGAAAAGCGCCATAACGCCTCTTTCACCACCCGCTACATGTATATGCTGACCGCCGCCCTGAAAACCCTGCTGGGTGACGCCCTCAAGTACGGCATTGCCGTACCCTTGCAGTTTGCTGCCGGCTCCATTTCCCAGATGTTGGATCTGATGGCACAAACGCTGCAAAAAATCGCCGATGCCGCCGAGGGCCTGTACGAACAAACCAAGGGCCTGCTGGGGCACATGTTGTCCTTTATCGGCTCCCTGGCGGAAGTGCCGGCGAAAATCACTTACAACTTTGTGCGCTGGGTTTTTGAAAAAGTCAGTTCCGCTGTCTACAAAGCCGCCCGCAAGGCCATCGACTTTATCCAGTAA